In Juglans microcarpa x Juglans regia isolate MS1-56 chromosome 4S, Jm3101_v1.0, whole genome shotgun sequence, a single window of DNA contains:
- the LOC121263063 gene encoding putative HVA22-like protein g — translation MIGSFLTRGLVLIFGYAYPAYECYKTVEKNKLEIEQLLFWCQYWILVAVLTVCERFGDAFISWVPMYSEAKLAFFIYLWYPKTKGTTYVYDSFFRPYLAKHETEIDRNLLELRTRAGDIAVLYWQRAASYGQTRIYDILQYVAAQSTPRPRPSQPQQPSARVGKTPATSNRQAASPVQPETEEPPSPSSSTSSNQHQKEVAEEVGRAQEPKGPPAAVGVNTQKATAAPETTSEATPTEAETMQIEVAPSSSNDENTNPAPKETVMEEAIRVTRGRLRKARSAGKSPKNESATRE, via the exons ATGATAGGATCCTTTCTCACTAGAGGGCTTGT ATTGATTTTCGGCTATGCTTATCCAGCTTATGAGTGCTACAAAACTGTCGAAAAGAATAAGCTGGAGATCGAGCAACTTCTCTTTTGGTGCCAGTATTG GATTTTGGTGGCAGTTTTGACAGTTTGCGAGAGATTTGGAGATGCTTTTATTTCTTG GGTTCCAATGTATAGTGAAGCGAAGTTGGCattctttatatatttgtgGTACCCAAAAACAAAG GGAACAACGTATGTGTATGATTCATTCTTTAGACCATATCTTGCAAAGCATGAGACTGAGATTGATCGGAACTTATTAGAACTGAGGACTAGGGCTGGAGATATTGCAGTTTTGTATTGGCAAAGAGCTGCAAGCTATGGTCAGACCAgaatatatgatattttgcaGTATGTCGCTGCACAATCAACACCACGGCCTCGTCCTTCTCAG CCACAACAACCAAGTGCCAGGGTTGGCAAAACCCCTGCTACCTCTAATCGACAAGCAGCTAGCCCAGTACAACCAGAGACTGAAGAACCACCATCTCCCTCTTCTAGTACATCTTCCAACCAACACCAAAAGGAGGTAGCGGAAGAGGTTGGTCGTGCACAAGAGCCTAAAGGACCTCCTGCTGCAGTAGGTGTGAATACGCAAAAAGCAACCGCTGCACCCGAAACAACCAGTGAAGCTACACCAACTGAAGCTGAAACAATGCAGATTGAAGTAGCGCCTTCTTCTTCCAATGATGAGAACACAAATCCTGCCCCAAAAGAAACTGTAATGGAAGAAGCCATTCGGGTTACACGTGGACGATTGAGGAAAGCCCGTTCTGCTGGGAAATCCCCAAAGAATGAAA GTGCAACTCGCGAATGA
- the LOC121262937 gene encoding tRNA (adenine(58)-N(1))-methyltransferase non-catalytic subunit trm6 isoform X1, protein MSQNNSQAGIIQNPRVTWEGCSVLLDINDGDRLVFARLSAASTLKLGNKNFSLQPLIGCPFGSSFQIEIGDKGPFLSRFVASIEGNNAQEKEDFESQEISKDNRALVDNNKAQSLTCEDIDAMRRQGATGDEIVDALIKNSATFEKKTLFSQEKYKLKKQKKYAPKVLLRRPVARSICEAYFKKYPARIGFLRVDTLSLLLSMANVSANSDVLVVDMVGGLLTGAVAERLGGTGYVCGTYLGGTPYPMDIVRIFNFSDEVCNRIVRSALTELSLTPTVTLEQIHQQENELNMECLSNPQMSSSVSMEEISPSEKEVSVPVPENAVSLVNKMGKSTKAGNKASRQAIELWKENGFSSLIIAAPELDIWSLLQDIWPLLSNSAPFAIYHQYLQVAPCDSSLMPSCILMMPLATCMHNLQLGKMAIGLQISEPWLREYQVLPSRTHPCMQMNAFGGYILSGTKICSS, encoded by the exons ATGTCCCAAAATAATTCTCAAGCCGGCATAATTCAAAACCCTAGAGTAACCTGGGAAGGTTGCAGTGTCTTGCTCGACATCAATGATGGCGACCGTTTGGTTTTTGCTCGTCTCTCGGCCGCTTC GACACTCAAACTTGGGAATAAGAACTTCTCTCTGCAGCCCCTGATTGGCTGTCCTTTTGGTTCTTCTTTTCAAATCGAGATCGGAGACAAAGGGCCGTTTTTGTCTCGCTTTGTTGCCTCCATAGAAG GCAATAATGCTCAGGAGAAAGAGGACTTTGAATCACAAGAAATATCCAAAGATAATCGAGCGTTAGTTGATAATAATAAAGCCCAAAGCCTAACCTGTGAAGATATAGATGCAATGAGAAG ACAGGGTGCAACAGGTGATGAAATAGTTGATGCTCTTATTAAAAATAGTGCTacatttgaaaagaaaacactTTTCTCACAG GAGAAATATAAGCTTAAGAAGCAGAAGAAGTATGCACCCAAAGTTCTTTTGAGGCGCCCTGTTGCTCGAAG CATATGTGAGGCATACTTCAAGAAATACCCTGCAAGAATTGG ATTCTTGCGCGTGGATACATTATCTCTTCTGCTTTCCATGGCTAATGTTTCTGCAAATTCTGATGTTCTCGTAGTGGATATGGTTGGTGGCCTTCTAACTGGTGCTGTGGCAGAACGTTTAGGAG GCACTGGTTATGTTTGTGGCACATATCTCGGAGGTACACCCTATCCTATGGATATAGTAAGAATATTTAACTTCAGCGATGAAGTTTGTAATAG GATTGTACGGTCTGCTCTCACTGAGCTCTCTTTAACCCCGACCGTAACTCTTGAACAAATTCACCAGCAGGAAAATGAACTTAACATGGAATGCCTGTCAAAT CCTCAAATGTCTTCATCAGTCAGCATGGAAGAAATTTCTCCATCTGAAAAGGAGGTCTCAGTTCCTGTACCTGAGAATGCCGTTTCTCTTGTAAATAAAATGGGCAAATCTACGAAGGCTGGAAATAAGGCTTCTCGACAGGCCATTGAGTTGTGGAAGGAAAATGGTTTCTCTAG CCTAATAATTGCCGCGCCAGAGCTTGATATTTGGAGCCTGCTTCAAGATATTTGGCCACTTCTATCAAATTCAGCTCCTTTTGCGATTTATCATCAATATCTTCAG GTTGCCCCATGTGACTCCAGCTTAATGCCAAGCTGTATTCTCATGATG CCTCTTGCAACTTGCATGCACAACCTGCAGCTTGGGAAAATGGCAATTGGCTTGCAAATTTCAGAACCTTGGTTGCGTGAATATCAG GTGCTTCCATCAAGAACTCATCCATGCATGCAAATGAATGCATTTGGTGGATATATTCTTAGCGGGACTAAAATATGTAGCAGCTAA
- the LOC121262937 gene encoding tRNA (adenine(58)-N(1))-methyltransferase non-catalytic subunit trm6 isoform X2, producing MSQNNSQAGIIQNPRVTWEGCSVLLDINDGDRLVFARLSAASTLKLGNKNFSLQPLIGCPFGSSFQIEIGDKGPFLSRFVASIEGNNAQEKEDFESQEISKDNRALVDNNKAQSLTCEDIDAMRRQGATGDEIVDALIKNSATFEKKTLFSQEKYKLKKQKKYAPKVLLRRPVARSICEAYFKKYPARIGFLRVDTLSLLLSMANVSANSDVLVVDMVGGLLTGAVAERLGGTGYVCGTYLGGTPYPMDIVRIFNFSDEVCNRIVRSALTELSLTPTVTLEQIHQQENELNMECLSNPQMSSSVSMEEISPSEKEVSVPVPENAVSLVNKMGKSTKAGNKASRQAIELWKENGFSSLIIAAPELDIWSLLQDIWPLLSNSAPFAIYHQYLQPLATCMHNLQLGKMAIGLQISEPWLREYQVLPSRTHPCMQMNAFGGYILSGTKICSS from the exons ATGTCCCAAAATAATTCTCAAGCCGGCATAATTCAAAACCCTAGAGTAACCTGGGAAGGTTGCAGTGTCTTGCTCGACATCAATGATGGCGACCGTTTGGTTTTTGCTCGTCTCTCGGCCGCTTC GACACTCAAACTTGGGAATAAGAACTTCTCTCTGCAGCCCCTGATTGGCTGTCCTTTTGGTTCTTCTTTTCAAATCGAGATCGGAGACAAAGGGCCGTTTTTGTCTCGCTTTGTTGCCTCCATAGAAG GCAATAATGCTCAGGAGAAAGAGGACTTTGAATCACAAGAAATATCCAAAGATAATCGAGCGTTAGTTGATAATAATAAAGCCCAAAGCCTAACCTGTGAAGATATAGATGCAATGAGAAG ACAGGGTGCAACAGGTGATGAAATAGTTGATGCTCTTATTAAAAATAGTGCTacatttgaaaagaaaacactTTTCTCACAG GAGAAATATAAGCTTAAGAAGCAGAAGAAGTATGCACCCAAAGTTCTTTTGAGGCGCCCTGTTGCTCGAAG CATATGTGAGGCATACTTCAAGAAATACCCTGCAAGAATTGG ATTCTTGCGCGTGGATACATTATCTCTTCTGCTTTCCATGGCTAATGTTTCTGCAAATTCTGATGTTCTCGTAGTGGATATGGTTGGTGGCCTTCTAACTGGTGCTGTGGCAGAACGTTTAGGAG GCACTGGTTATGTTTGTGGCACATATCTCGGAGGTACACCCTATCCTATGGATATAGTAAGAATATTTAACTTCAGCGATGAAGTTTGTAATAG GATTGTACGGTCTGCTCTCACTGAGCTCTCTTTAACCCCGACCGTAACTCTTGAACAAATTCACCAGCAGGAAAATGAACTTAACATGGAATGCCTGTCAAAT CCTCAAATGTCTTCATCAGTCAGCATGGAAGAAATTTCTCCATCTGAAAAGGAGGTCTCAGTTCCTGTACCTGAGAATGCCGTTTCTCTTGTAAATAAAATGGGCAAATCTACGAAGGCTGGAAATAAGGCTTCTCGACAGGCCATTGAGTTGTGGAAGGAAAATGGTTTCTCTAG CCTAATAATTGCCGCGCCAGAGCTTGATATTTGGAGCCTGCTTCAAGATATTTGGCCACTTCTATCAAATTCAGCTCCTTTTGCGATTTATCATCAATATCTTCAG CCTCTTGCAACTTGCATGCACAACCTGCAGCTTGGGAAAATGGCAATTGGCTTGCAAATTTCAGAACCTTGGTTGCGTGAATATCAG GTGCTTCCATCAAGAACTCATCCATGCATGCAAATGAATGCATTTGGTGGATATATTCTTAGCGGGACTAAAATATGTAGCAGCTAA
- the LOC121263181 gene encoding uncharacterized protein LOC121263181, with translation MQYRPPQRESSFIIQVTGNYCEADHHLPDQTSCTVSPKLINFSAMKLFNRFRKILMRLLFSLPSPGSSSSSAPTSGSSASRQKSCDRFEPPKTSCSSYYSSHSHYNEAIADCIEFFNKSSQDGILDGRKSDVMV, from the coding sequence ATGCAGTACAGGCCTCCCCAACGAGAGAGCAGCTTCATCATTCAAGTAACCGGTAATTATTGTGAAGCTGATCATCATCTTCCTGATCAAACCAGCTGTACTGTCTCTCCCAAGTTAATTAACTTTTCTGCAATGAAGCTCTTTAATCGTTTCCGTAAGATTCTCATGCGCCTGTTGTTTTCACTCCCTTCTCCTGGGTCTTCTTCATCATCAGCGCCTACATCCGGAAGTTCGGCTTCGAGGCAAAAGAGCTGTGACAGATTTGAGCCGCCAAAGACTTCATGCAGCTCTTATTACTCCTCTCACTCGCACTACAACGAGGCCATCGCTGACTGCATCGAGTTCTTCAACAAGTCGTCGCAGGATGGGATTTTGGATGGTCGTAAATCCGATGTCATGGTTTGA